A genomic window from Vitis riparia cultivar Riparia Gloire de Montpellier isolate 1030 chromosome 18, EGFV_Vit.rip_1.0, whole genome shotgun sequence includes:
- the LOC117906143 gene encoding FCS-Like Zinc finger 5, with protein MLLGKRPRPPMKRTTSMTEFTLDPNSVQQPPSDSQNPFKDRPKSVGFGGDPYRQPSGVDGYGFDHRFLSAVSPRNPRRYSADFVDNSHFLRACCLCKRRLVSGRDIYMYRGDSAFCSLECRQQQMNQDERKEKCSLASKKEATASTAGSEGETVAAI; from the exons ATGTTGTTGGGAAAGAGGCCACGTCCTCCTATGAAGAGAACGACAAGCATGACTGAGTTCACTCTTGATCCGAACAGCGTTCAACAACCACCTTCTGATTCACAAAACCCCTTCAAGGATCGCCCCAAATCAGTTGGATTTGGAGGTGACCCGTATAGACAGCCCAGTGGCGTTGATGGATATGGATTCGATCATCGCTTCTTGTCCGCGGTCTCACCCAGGAATCCTAGGCGTTACTCCGCTGATTTCGTCGACAACTCTCACTTCTTGAGAGCATGCTGCCTCTGCAAGCGCCGCTTGGTCTCTGGCCGTGACATCTACATGTATCG gGGTGATAGCGCTTTCTGCAGTCTAGAGTGCAGGCAACAGCAAATGAACCAAGACGAAAGAAAAGAGAAGTGCTCATTAGCTTCAAAGAAGGAAGCCACAGCATCCACCGCCGGATCCGAAGGCGAGACGGTAGCCGCCATTTGA
- the LOC117907845 gene encoding probable glucan 1,3-beta-glucosidase A, translated as MRSQSRPVHPIVKTQKKDHMTGASTTKLLSILCAAFSCILSLSYGRVNPNFQVKAVNLGGWLVTEGWIKPSLFDGIPNKDFLDGTELQFKSVTIGKYLCAETGGGTIIVVNRTAASGWETFRLWRINETAFHFRVFNKQFMGLDTAGNGIDIVAVSNTPGGSETFQIVKNPDDSKRVRIKAPNGFFLQAKTEELVTADYAGDGGWGDDDPTVFVMTVNVALEGEFQVTNGYGPDKAPQVMKEHWSTFIVEDDFKFISENGLNAVRIPVGWWIASDPTPPSPFVGGSLYALDNAFTWARKYKVNVIIDLHAAPGSQNGWEHSASRDGSQEWGKTDQNIQKTVAVIEFLTARYANNPSLYAVELINEPLSPGATLEMVTKYYRAGYEAVRKHSLTAYVVMSNRLGPADSRELFPLTSGLSRAVIDVHYYNLFEDKFDHMTVQQNIDFVNTNRSAQLGRVTTSNGPLTFVGEWVVEWKVEGATKKDYQRFAEAQLKVFGRATFGWAYWTLKNVNNHWSLEWMINNGYIKL; from the exons ATGCGATCCCAAAGCAGGCCAGTACATCCAATAGTGAAAACCCAAAAGAAAGATCATATGACGGGCGCCTCAACAACTAAACTACTGAGCATTCTATGCGCAGCCTTTTCTTGTATACTGTCTCTTTCTTATGGGAGAGTAAATCCCAATTTTCAAGTTAAAGCGGTAAATCTTGGAGGTTGGCTGGTTACAGAAGGTTGGATTAAGCCATCTCTCTTTGATGGCATTCCCAACAAAGATTTCCTG GATGGAACTGAACTCCAGTTCAAGTCAGTAACAATTGGGAAGTATCTCTGCGCAGAGACGGGAGGTGGAACAATCATAGTTGTGAATCGAACAGCGGCCTCGGGCTGGGAAACATTTAGA TTGTGGAGGATCAATGAAACCGCTTTCCATTTTAGAGTCTTCAACAAACAGTTCATGGGACTAGACACTGCCGGCAATGGGATCGATATAGTAGCAGTTTCAAACACCCCTGGTGGATCCGAAACATTCCAGATCGTGAAGAACCCAGATGATTCGAAGCGGGTGCGAATCAAAGCACCTAATGGGTTCTTCTTACAG GCGAAGACAGAGGAGCTGGTGACAGCTGATTATGCAGGAGACGGTGGATGGGGTGATGATGATCCCACGGTGTTTGTGATGACCGTCAATGTAGCCTTGGAAGGCGAGTTTCAAGTCACTAACGGCTATGGCCCAGACAAAGCTCCTCAAGTCATGAAG GAGCACTGGAGCACATTCATTGTGGAAGATGACTTCAAGTTCATATCAGAAAATGGATTGAATGCAGTGAGGATTCCTGTTGGATGGTGGATAGCAAGTGATCCAACACCTCCATCTCCTTTTGTTGGAGGGTCTTTGTACGCCCTTGACAATGCCTTCACTTGGGCTCG GAAATATAAGGTGAATGTTATAATTGATCTACATGCAGCACCGGGTTCTCAGAACGGTTGGGAACATAGTGCTTCCAGAGACGGGTCTCAGGAATGGGGGAAGACTGACCAGAACATACAAAAGACCGTGGCCGTTATAGAATTCTTAACTGCCAG GTACGCCAACAACCCCAGCCTTTATGCAGTTGAGCTGATAAATGAGCCTCTATCACCGGGAGCAACTCTAGAAATGGTTACCAAGTACTACAGGGCCGGTTATGAAGCTGTGCGGAAGCATTCTTTGACAGCTTATGTGGTCATGTCAAACCGATTAGGACCAGCTGATTCGAGGGAGCTCTTTCCTCTCACCAGTGGCTTAAGTAGAGCAGTCATTGACGTCCATTACTACAACCTCTTCGAAGATAAGTTTGACCACATGACTGTCCAACAGAATATTGATTTCGTCAACACCAACAGATCAGCACAGTTGGGGCGTGTAACCACTTCCAATGGGCCTCTCACTTTTGTTG GGGAATGGGTGGTAGAATGGAAAGTTGAGGGAGCTACAAAGAAGGACTACCAGAGATTCGCAGAGGCACAATTGAAGGTGTTTGGGCGGGCAACTTTTGGGTGGGCTTACTGGACTCTGAAGAACGTGAACAACCATTGGAGCCTAGAGTGGATGATCAACAATGGTTACATCAAGCTTTAG